In one window of Henckelia pumila isolate YLH828 chromosome 1, ASM3356847v2, whole genome shotgun sequence DNA:
- the LOC140884099 gene encoding U-box domain-containing protein 11-like, which yields MADGDAAAADGGPTSTPLRLVRDIVGISAAGFSGFFKKDCTDLSRRVSLLAHFLEEIGDSDKKVEENAELGFSDLTVALQAARSLVSAANNFDSSQISADGAMKKISFQFQCVTWTLEKGLANLPYGDFDISEEVYEQVELVKAQLRRATERYGGPLNSNLLCRAFSHPLDKDINPFQSSNRLSRSLHIENIGIINHEVDMNMVEGNLESHDLDDVVYEKESLRTSLTSSEVNILKDSGSRTVERSTCKSVEENKKPDSPVIPEDFLCPISLELMRDPVIVATGQTYERSYIQRWIDCGNTTCPKTQQKLQHHTLTPNYVLRSLISQWCLKHNIEQPTGLINGKIRKSDGSLRDVTGDFAAVEALVRKLTSRSLQERRAAVAEIRSLSKRSTDNRILLAEAGAIPILVSMLTSEDSEIQENAVTSVLNLSIFDNNKGLIMLANAIPSIVLVLRAGSMEAKENAAATLFSLSLADENKIIIGASGAIQALVDLLQNGSSRGKKDAATALFNLCIYQGNKGRAVRAGIITALLKMLTDSSSLMVDESLTILSVLANHHEAKVAIVKASTIPILIDLLRTGLPRNKENAAAILLSLCKRDNENLSCLSRLGAVIPLSELAKNGTERAKRKAASLLEHLRKSQQL from the exons ATGGCCGACGGGGACGCCGCCGCGGCAGATGGCGGACCCACCTCCACGCCCCTCCGCCTAGTGCGGGACATCGTTGGGATCTCAGCTGCTGGTTTCTCCGGGTTTTTTAAGAAAGACTGTACCGACCTGTCTCGAAGAGTCTCACTGTTGGCCCATTTTCTTGAAGAAATCGGGGATTCTGACAAGAAAGTTGAAGAAAATGCTGAATTGGGCTTCTCTGATCTAACCGTTGCCCTTCAGGCTGCGAGAAGTCTAGTTTCTGCTGCTAACAACTTTGACAGTTCCCAGATTTCTGCG GATGGAGCAATGAAGAAAATCTCCTTTCAATTTCAATGTGTGACATGGACATTAGAGAAAGGGCTGGCTAACTTACCTTATGGTGATTTTGATATATCTGAAGAAGTATATGAACAG GTTGAATTAGTGAAGGCACAGTTGAGACGAGCCACGGAAAGATATGGTGGACCTCTTAACTCGAACTTACTATGCAGGGCCTTTTCTCATCCATTGGACAAGGATATCAATCCTTTCCAGTCGAGTAACAGGCTTAGCAGAAGTCTACATATAGAAAATATCGGCATTATCAATCATGAAGTTGACATGAACATGGTCGAAGGCAACTTGGAAAGCCACGATTTGGATGATGTTGTTTACGAAAAAGAAAGTTTGAGGACCTCGTTGACATCATCTGAGGTTAATATCTTGAAGGATTCGGGTAGTAGGACTGTCGAAAGGTCAACCTGCAAAAGTGTAGAGGAGAACAAGAAACCAGATTCTCCTGTGATTCCTGAAGATTTCCTTTGCCCCATATCTCTTGAACTTATGAGGGATCCAGTAATTGTTGCAACCGGGCAG ACCTATGAGAGATCTTACATACAGAGATGGATCGATTGTGGCAACACTACGTGCCCAAAAACACAGCAGAAGCTCCAGCATCACACTCTAACTCCAAATTACGTTTTGAGAAGTTTGATATCCCAGTGGTGCTTGAAACATAATATAGAGCAGCCAACAGGTCTAATAAATGGGAAAATAAGAAAGAGTGATGGATCTCTTCGTGATGTTACTGGTGACTTTGCAGCAGTTGAAGCACTTGTTCGTAAGCTCACAAGCAGATCGCTTCAGGAACGCAGAGCTGCAGTAGCTGAAATCCGATCACTATCCAAAAGAAGTACAGACAACAGAATCTTGCTTGCAGAAGCCGGGGCAATTCCAATTCTTGTTAGTATGTTGACATCTGAGGATAGTGAAATTCAAGAAAATGCGGTTACTTCTGTGCTTAATCTTTCCATATTCGACAATAACAAAGGACTCATCATGCTTGCCAATGCGATTCCTTCTATTGTTCTAGTCCTCAGAGCTGGAAGTATGGAAGCAAAAGAGAATGCAGCAGCAACCCTTTTCAGCTTGTCGCTTGCCGATGAAAACAAAATTATTATTGGTGCATCGGGGGCAATACAAGCTTTGGTCGATTTGCTTCAGAACGGAAGCTCGAGAGGGAAGAAAGATGCTGCAACGGCATTATTCAATCTGTGTATCTATCAAGGAAACAAGGGAAGGGCTGTTAGAGCTGGGATTATCACTGCGTTGTTAAAAATGCTCACGGATTCGAGCAGTTTAATGGTTGATGAATCTCTGACAATTCTTTCAGTTCTAGCCAACCATCACGAGGCAAAAGTGGCCATTGTTAAAGCTAGTACCATACCCATCTTAATCGATCTTTTACGGACAGGTTTACCTCGTAACAAGGAAAATGCAGCCGCCATTTTACTTTCCTTGTGCAAAAGGGACAACGAAAATCTCAGTTGTTTAAGCAGACTTGGTGCTGTAATACCGCTCTCAGAGCTTGCCAAAAACGGCACAGAAAGAGCTAAAAGGAAGGCTGCGTCGTTGTTGGAGCACCTTCGCAAATCGCAACAGCTTTGA